The nucleotide window gctcagggtggtgtggccgtaagcgagtgctgactcgatttgagagacacttcaaaactaatgtggcaacgccatgccatgggagaacgcttacagaaaggacgcattcatgggaaaaagtgacataaataattaattaattaaatgcttacagcacctggtattcccaggcagtctcccatccaagtactaaccaggcccgaccctgcttggcttccgagatcagacgagagcgggcgtgctcagggtggtgtggccgtaagcgagtgccgactcgattcgagagacacttcaagactgatgtggcaacgccatgacatcagtgaacgcttacagacagaacgcattcatgggaaaaaatgacataaataattaattaaatgcttacagcacctggtattcccaggcggtctcccatccaagtactaaccaggccctaccctgcttggcttccgagatcagacgagagcgggcgtgctcagggtggtgtggccgtaagcgagtgcagactcgattcgagagacacttcaagactaatgtggtaacgccatgacatcggtgaacgcttacagaaaggacgcatttatgggaaaaaatgacataaataattaattaaatgcttacagcaactagtattcccaggcggtctcccatccaagtactaatcaggcccgaccctgcttggcttccgagatcagacgagagcgggcgtgctcagggtggtgtggccgtaagcgagtgatGACTCGATTCGAtggacacttcaagacttatgtggcaacgccatgacatcagtgaacgcttacagaaagaacgcattcatgggaaaaaaatgacataaataattaattaaatgcttacagcacctggtattcccaggcagtctcccatccaagtactaatcaggcccgaccctgcttggcttccgagatcagatgagagcaggcgtgctcagggtggtgtggccgtaagcgagtgctgactcgattcgagagacacttcaaaactaatgtggaaACTCCATGctatgggagaacgcttacagaaaggacgcattcatgggaaaaaatgacataaataattaattaattaaatgcttacagcacctggtattcccaggcggtctcccatccaggtactaaccaggcccgaccctgcttggcttccgagatcagacgagagcgggcgtgctcagggtggtgtggccgtaagcgagtgctgaatcgattcgagagacatttcaaaactaatgtggcaacccCATGACAtaagtgaacgcttacagaaagaacatattcatgggaaaaattaacataaataattaattaattaaatgcttacagcaactggtattcccaggcggtctcccatccaagtactaaccaggcccgaccctgcttggcttccgagatcagacgagagcgggcgtgctcagggtggtgtggccgtaagcgagtgctgactcgattcgatagacacttcaagacttatgtggcaacgccatgacatcagtggacgcttacagtaagaacgcattcatgggaaaaaatgacataaataatttattaattgcttacagcacctggtattcccaggcggtctcccatccaagtactaaccaggcccgaccctgcttggcttccgagatcagacgagagcgggcatgctcagggtggtgtggccgtaagcgagtgctgactcgattcgatggacacttcaagacttatgtggcaacgccatgacatcagtgaacgcttacagaaagaacgcattcatgggaaaaaatgacataaataattaattaaatgcttacagcacctggtattcccaggcagtctcccatccaagtactaaccaggcccgaccctgcttggcttccgagatcagacgagagcaggcgtgctcagggtggtgtggccgtaagcgagtgctgactcgattcgagagacacttcaaaactaatgtcgcaacgccatgccatgggagaacgcttacagaaaggacgcattcatgggaaaaaatgacataaataattaattaattaaatgcttacagcacctggtattcccaggcggtctcccatccaagtactaaccaggcccgaccctgcttggcttccgagatcagacgagagcgggcgtgctcagggtggtgtggccataAACGAGTGCTgaatcgattcgagagacacctcaaaactaatgtggcaacgtcATGACAtaagtgaacgcttacagaaagaacatattcatgggaaaaattaacataaataattaattaattaaatgcttacagcaactggtattcccaggcggtctcccatccaagtactaaccaggcccgaccctgcttggcttccgagatcagacgagagcgggcgtgctcagggggTGTGgtcgtaagcgagtgctgactcgattcgatagacacttcaagactaatgtggcaacgccatgccatgggagaacgcttacagaaaggacgcattcatgggaaaaaatgacataaataattaattaattaaatgcttacaacacctggtattcccaggcggtctcccatccaagtactaaccaggcccgaccctgcttggcttccgagatcagacgagagcgggcgtgctcagggtggtgtggccgtaagcgagtgctgactcgattcgacagacacttcacaactaatgtggcaacgccatgccatgggagaacgcttacagaaaggacgcattcatgggaaaaaatgacataaataattaattaattaaatgcttacagcacctggtattcccaggcgttCTCTCCTCCAAGTCCCTATGCCGACCAATCATTGAGCGCCGTTGAGCAAGTTGAGCTGCTCAACCAACCAATCACTGAGCTCTGTTGAGCAGGCCGCTTCCTCAACCCACCAATCAAATGGCGCCGTTGCTTTGAATATTAAGTGCATCACGCGAGTGACAAACGTAAATAACACTACTATCATCATTTGATTGAGATCGGTTACAGCAAACAAGAGGTAAGTCCAGTATATTTACCAGTATATTCATATAAATGCTTTCTAACAGTTTTTTTGTATGGATTCGCGTGGATTTACGTGCAGTAATTACAaagttattaaagttttaaaagctTTAATAGAGAAAATATAGTCGCCCATCTAAGTTAACTGCTAACGTGTATCGTAAAGTGCAGTTATTCGAGTCTTTGTAATATTTTACTCAAATTAAATACTTTGGAAATACCCAAACACAATCAGGGCTGGACATTAAGACTAAACTACTATCCAAATACAGGTAGATTTTACTTATTGCTAGTAATACTAATGCCAGTTTTTCCTGTTGGAATTGACTGACTACATACTGTACAATATGATAATCCATTAACAGTCAATAACATGTtaaaacactgaaaacacaAGGCAAGCAAAAATAAAGTCTACAATTATAAAACCATTACCTTTTGAACTTTCAGCTAATTATGTGAAATATCACATTAAAAAGTAAATCTGATAACATCAATAAAATACCTTTTTACTCCTACTTTAGGTAATAGTATTAGCAGTACTGTTACTTGTGTACATGTTTTGCATCTCCTGGTTTTCCAGTGTTTAGTCCCCTGTACAGTTTGAAAAGAAGAAACCAATCTGAATGTTTCTGTTTTATTACAACAGATAGAAATCATGGATGTGGAGGGACACAATTGCGTGACAAGAGTTTGTCTGTGAAGTCCAACCTGACTCGGCACATGCAGCTTCATTTTCCAAAGGAACATGTGTGTGAAGTGTGTGGGAAAAGCTTCTCACTGAAACAGCATCTGAGCAGGCACCAAAAACAACACCTGTACCCATGCATCCGTCTGTACAAGCAGGGAGAGGCCAAGCTGCAGTGTACGGATGGATCTGCATCGTCTCAGAAGAGCATCCTGTCCTTTGTCAAAGCTGCTGTTACTTACACCCCTCCTCTGCCCCAGTCTCCCCTTCCTTGTGCCCGTGTGCTGAGGCGTGCGCACATGATCATGGAGATGGAGAAGATGTCTGGAGAAATCCTCTGCATTGATGGCACAAAAAAGGTATGTGTATTGTATCAATTCATGAAGTTCAGCAGACTTAATATTTGTTTAGTCACTTTAAAATGACTTGAGCCAACCTATTGTTTTGAAAAAGGGACTTTGGCCTCACTGTTCAGCGTTCAAATGTGATGGATACAAAATGTACATGCATTGTAATTCATATAAATTATATTGGGCAGACAGGTTATTGATAGAAACTATCAAATGAATGTTCTGCTTTGTGTTTTCCAGGTCCTTAAGAAGATATATGGTGATGGCCGGGGCACCATGCAGTATATCACCAGTGTGCTGAACGAGTGGGGCCAGTTCTTGACCACAGTGGTGGTGG belongs to Paramisgurnus dabryanus chromosome 2, PD_genome_1.1, whole genome shotgun sequence and includes:
- the LOC141281613 gene encoding uncharacterized protein gives rise to the protein MQLHFPKEHVCEVCGKSFSLKQHLSRHQKQHLYPCIRLYKQGEAKLQCTDGSASSQKSILSFVKAAVTYTPPLPQSPLPCARVLRRAHMIMEMEKMSGEILCIDGTKKVLKKIYGDGRGTMQYITSVLNEWGQFLTTVVVAAESEGCYRRMAKGLMAHFERARAPAPAVIYADNNCCRASSFLENLFRDWVQKGTVIRLDIRHWQHRWDAVVIKQSHANYGLFMSALAGAVLAYNKNNMMLLNCPI